Proteins encoded in a region of the Sander lucioperca isolate FBNREF2018 chromosome 4, SLUC_FBN_1.2, whole genome shotgun sequence genome:
- the atad5b gene encoding ATPase family AAA domain-containing protein 5b isoform X2 produces the protein MRNKLRRNKKSKDDSCPSKEQPRTAEVITLELSESRVDDETPERASASLAAKYRYVAADMSTPTPLQEQRKTFCAKGIQIAPVFLHTTQRSKSKRSSDGRLGQPVEKLQESVLPPQTEDVQLVKSHQRLSTVSHLTERKRSWRGQLSPSALHSCLEEIQTSNPAFPVRTVFSTLQKKVGERLQDFGSTEHLSSLQNHLKEKRKRGNESSERVPKRLRSSLAAEGAVGMGHCLVSAQGVQESPVLTVKTQGRSNKLSRTHRLRQQSGSPAGLATPCEPVYSGLINHTESYSQSLKTSDIHQRDSSLEDVLWTDKYSPQHSSEVIGNPAAVNKLQSWLKKWKLRADCYERRKMEESKQEENSSDSWDCGDFQGEAGAEDDREEPLCNTMLITGPPGVGKTASVYACAQELGFKVFEVNCSSQRSGRHVLSQLKEATQSHLVEMPGKDPLKPTYFNNYINSCTPKSETLPGKTTRPKNVPSTSKKRAAQKFGHPSRKGKVNPAIVTLANYFKMKAKADCLHLGGLSPSEKPESEKSGNPSPGSDQTVPQDKKTATSLILFEEVDVIFDDDVGFLAAIKTFMTTTKRPVILTTNDPSFKERFNHSLEEIIFRTPSAVNVSSYLQLVGLAENVCLELADVSSLHRLSRGDVRRCLSQLQLWVRSGGGRASRSGGSPKEPTHVQHSGLTERGENVDSQFPDCDPYCAASMLGLHPVTQSQLLNLLKCQYWSEIDMDKLLRLLAESWRGGVPLLYSNLELLLPIEAKGTCGLQKELAPSDIDLHITQLDGYVSGKASATNSKSVRHISRLSRRRNISRLSRRKYIATMFDTSCSLTQNASLSPKRAHLRVPSLRDKTEENPAKVVTNCLDALSDFFDLMSCLDSTMPAAAAPLGSGSCRPEAFLWTGAEIKDGLLDVMSEEGEVDRIWSQERLLDIQAAVEGLGCHRCCWRMSEAWTEAQNYRQELGDARWGRLVERLTLPVSSKKQSLSFSLQPLCAPSVSKRRYELSRRVLGSKSFSLLGNRRAVSVDYMPVLRYIGRFQRARQQKEEPARCLNYLSSTHLGLSKSTIQLLAEDFS, from the exons ATGCGAAACAAACTCAGGCGGAACAAGAAAAGTAAAGATGATTCGTGCCCGAGCAAAGAGCAGCCGCGAACCGCCGAGGTGATAACGTTGGAGTTGTCAGAGTCGAGAGTCGATGATGAAACTCCAGAAAGAGCATCAGCCTCGCTGGCAGCGAAATACAGATATGTTGCTGCAGACATGTCGACCCCAACACCACTTCAGGAACAGAGGAAGACTTTTTGCGCAAAAGGCATTCAAATTGCACCCGTTTTCTTACACACAACACAGCGCAGTAAGAGTAAACGGAGCAGTGACGGGAGGCTGGGTCAGCCTGTAGAGAAGCTGCAGGAATCAGTGCTCCCTCCTCAGACTGAAGATGTGCAACTGGTGAAAAGTCATCAGCGTTTGTCAACAGTTTCTCacctgacagagagaaagaggtcGTGGAGAGGACAGCTGTCACCCTCAGCTCTGCACAGCTGTCTGGAAGAAATCCAAACATCCAACCCAGCATTTCCAGTCCGAACAGTGTTCAGCACTTTGCAGAAGAAAGTGGGTGAAAGGCTGCAGGATTTTGGATCCACAG AACATCTAAGCTCCCTACAGAACCACttaaaagagaagagaaaacggGGGAATGAAAGTTCTGAGAGGGTGCCCAAACGTCTGAGGTCCAGTCTCGCTGCAGAGGGTGCTGTTGGAATGGGCCACTGTCTCGTGTCAGCACAGGGTGTCCAGGAAAGTCCTGTCCTGACAGTCAAGACGCAGGGCAGAAGCAACAAGCTAAGTCGTACTCACAGACTGAGGCAGCAAAGTgggagcccagcaggcctggcgACCCCCTGTGAGCCTGTGTACTCTGGATTGATAAATCACACAGAATCTTACAGCCAGTCCCTCAAAACCTCTGACATCCACCAAAGAG ATTCCAGTTTAGAGGACGTTCTCTGGACAGACAAATACAGTCCTCAGCATTCAAGTGAAGTCATTGGCAACCCTGCCGCTGTGAATAAACTGCAAAG TTGGTTGAAGAAATGGAAACTAAGGGCCGACTGTTACGAGAGGAGAAAAATGGAGGAGAGCAAACAAGAAGAAAACAGCAGTG ACTCATGGGACTGTGGAGACTTCCAGGGTGAGGCTGGGGCTGAGGACGACAGAGAGGAGCCGCTGTGCAACACCATGCTGATCACAGGACCTCCAGGTGTGGGCAAGACCGCCTCCGTGTATGCCTGCGCTCAGGAGCTTGGCTTCAAG GTATTTGAAGTGAACTGCTCCTCACAGCGCAGTGGGCGCCATGTTCTGTCCCAGCTGAAGGAAGCTACCCAGTCCCACCTAGTGGAGATGCCGGGGAAGGACCCACTGAAACCAACTTACTTCAACAACTACATCAACAGCTGCACTCCTAAATCTGAGACTTTACCTG GAAAAACCACACGTCCCAAAAATGTCCCCTCTACCTCAAAAAAGAGAGCAGCACAGAAGTTTGGCCACCCCAGTCGCAAAGGAAAAGTTAATCCAGCCATTGTCACTTTGGCCAACTACTTTAAGATGAAAGCCAAAGCAGATTGCTTACATTTAGGTGGCCTGTCACCATCTGAAAAACCAGAAAGCGAGAAATCAGGCAACCCATCCCCCGGCTCTGATCAAACAGTGCCACAGGATAAAAAGACAGCCACATCACTCATTCTGTTTGAAGAG GTTGATGTCATATTTGATGATGATGTTGGTTTCCTCGCAGCCATCAAGACTTTCATGACCACCACTAAGAGACCAGTCATTCTGACCACCAATG ATCCCTCATTCAAAGAGAGATTCAACCACAGCTTGGAGGAAATCATTTTCAGAACCCCATCAGCG GTGAACGTCTCTAGCTACCTGCAGCTGGTGGGTTTGGCTGAGAATGTGTGCCTGGAGTTGGCCGATGTTAGCAGCCTCCACAGACTGTCCAGAGGGGACGTCAGACGTTGCCTCTCGCAGCTGCAGCTCTGGGTGCGCAGCGGTGGAGGACGGGCGTCTCGGAGTGGAGGCTCGCCTAAGGAGCCTACTCATGTACAGC ACTCGGGTCTTACTGAAAGAGGAGAAAATGTAGACTCACAATTTCCTGACTGTGACCCATACTGCGCTGCTAGCATGCTGGGTCTCCACCCTGTGACCCAAAGCCAACTGTTAAACCTTCTAAAG TGTCAGTATTGGTCTGAAATAGACATGGACAAGCTCCTGCGGCTCCTAGCTGAGAGCTGGAGAGGAGGTGTTCCTCTTCTGTACTCCAACCTGGAGCTCCTTCTACCCATCGAGGCCAAAGGGACTTGTGGGTTGCAGAAGGAGCTGGCACCCTCTGATATTGATCTTCACATCACGCAGCTGGATGGATATGTCAGTGGAAAGGCTTCAGCCACCAACAGCAAATCTGTTAGGCATATCTCCAGGCTTAGCAGAAGGAGGAATATCTCCAGGCTTAGCAGAAGGAAATATATCGCAACAATGTTTGACACATCTTGCAGTTTGACACAAAACGCATCATTATCGCCAAAAAGGGCTCATTTAAGAGTCCCTAGTTTAAGAGACAAGACTGAAGAAAACCCAGCCAAAGTCGTAACAAACTGTTTGGATGCCTTGAGCGACTTCTTTGACCTCATGTCATGCCTTGATTCCACAATGCCAGCTGCTGCAGCACCGCTTGGTTCAGGCTCATGCCGACCTGAGGCCTTTCTCTGGACAGGAGCTGAGATAAAGGATGGCTTATTGGATGTGATGAGCGAAGAGGGGGAAGTGGACAGGATTTGGAGCCAGGAGAGGCTGTTGGATATTCAGGCCGCTGTTGAGGGCTTGGGGTGTCACAGGTGCTGTTGGCGAATGTCTGAGGCGTGGACTGAAGCCCAAAACTACAGACAGGAACTGGGAGACGCAAGGTGGGGGAGGCTGGTGGAGAGATTGACATTACCTGTCTCCTCCAAAAAACAGAGCCTCAGCTTTAGTTTGCAACCTCTGTGTGCACCAAG TGTGTCTAAAAGGAGGTACGAGCTGAGCAGGAGGGTGCTTGGCAGTAAATCCTTCAGCCTGCTGGGGAACAGACGAGCTGTCAGTGTCGACTACATGCCGGTCCTCCGCTACATCGGTCGCTTTCAAAGAGCACGGCAACAGAAAGAGGAGCCAGCCAG GTGTTTGAATTACCTCAGCAGCACACATCTGGGCCTCTCAAAGTCAACCATTCAACTCCTGGCAGAAGATTTCTCATAG
- the atad5b gene encoding ATPase family AAA domain-containing protein 5b isoform X1, whose amino-acid sequence MRNKLRRNKKSKDDSCPSKEQPRTAEVITLELSESRVDDETPERASASLAAKYRYVAADMSTPTPLQEQRKTFCAKGIQIAPVFLHTTQRSKSKRSSDGRLGQPVEKLQESVLPPQTEDVQLVKSHQRLSTVSHLTERKRSWRGQLSPSALHSCLEEIQTSNPAFPVRTVFSTLQKKVGERLQDFGSTAEHLSSLQNHLKEKRKRGNESSERVPKRLRSSLAAEGAVGMGHCLVSAQGVQESPVLTVKTQGRSNKLSRTHRLRQQSGSPAGLATPCEPVYSGLINHTESYSQSLKTSDIHQRDSSLEDVLWTDKYSPQHSSEVIGNPAAVNKLQSWLKKWKLRADCYERRKMEESKQEENSSDSWDCGDFQGEAGAEDDREEPLCNTMLITGPPGVGKTASVYACAQELGFKVFEVNCSSQRSGRHVLSQLKEATQSHLVEMPGKDPLKPTYFNNYINSCTPKSETLPGKTTRPKNVPSTSKKRAAQKFGHPSRKGKVNPAIVTLANYFKMKAKADCLHLGGLSPSEKPESEKSGNPSPGSDQTVPQDKKTATSLILFEEVDVIFDDDVGFLAAIKTFMTTTKRPVILTTNDPSFKERFNHSLEEIIFRTPSAVNVSSYLQLVGLAENVCLELADVSSLHRLSRGDVRRCLSQLQLWVRSGGGRASRSGGSPKEPTHVQHSGLTERGENVDSQFPDCDPYCAASMLGLHPVTQSQLLNLLKCQYWSEIDMDKLLRLLAESWRGGVPLLYSNLELLLPIEAKGTCGLQKELAPSDIDLHITQLDGYVSGKASATNSKSVRHISRLSRRRNISRLSRRKYIATMFDTSCSLTQNASLSPKRAHLRVPSLRDKTEENPAKVVTNCLDALSDFFDLMSCLDSTMPAAAAPLGSGSCRPEAFLWTGAEIKDGLLDVMSEEGEVDRIWSQERLLDIQAAVEGLGCHRCCWRMSEAWTEAQNYRQELGDARWGRLVERLTLPVSSKKQSLSFSLQPLCAPSVSKRRYELSRRVLGSKSFSLLGNRRAVSVDYMPVLRYIGRFQRARQQKEEPARCLNYLSSTHLGLSKSTIQLLAEDFS is encoded by the exons ATGCGAAACAAACTCAGGCGGAACAAGAAAAGTAAAGATGATTCGTGCCCGAGCAAAGAGCAGCCGCGAACCGCCGAGGTGATAACGTTGGAGTTGTCAGAGTCGAGAGTCGATGATGAAACTCCAGAAAGAGCATCAGCCTCGCTGGCAGCGAAATACAGATATGTTGCTGCAGACATGTCGACCCCAACACCACTTCAGGAACAGAGGAAGACTTTTTGCGCAAAAGGCATTCAAATTGCACCCGTTTTCTTACACACAACACAGCGCAGTAAGAGTAAACGGAGCAGTGACGGGAGGCTGGGTCAGCCTGTAGAGAAGCTGCAGGAATCAGTGCTCCCTCCTCAGACTGAAGATGTGCAACTGGTGAAAAGTCATCAGCGTTTGTCAACAGTTTCTCacctgacagagagaaagaggtcGTGGAGAGGACAGCTGTCACCCTCAGCTCTGCACAGCTGTCTGGAAGAAATCCAAACATCCAACCCAGCATTTCCAGTCCGAACAGTGTTCAGCACTTTGCAGAAGAAAGTGGGTGAAAGGCTGCAGGATTTTGGATCCACAG CAGAACATCTAAGCTCCCTACAGAACCACttaaaagagaagagaaaacggGGGAATGAAAGTTCTGAGAGGGTGCCCAAACGTCTGAGGTCCAGTCTCGCTGCAGAGGGTGCTGTTGGAATGGGCCACTGTCTCGTGTCAGCACAGGGTGTCCAGGAAAGTCCTGTCCTGACAGTCAAGACGCAGGGCAGAAGCAACAAGCTAAGTCGTACTCACAGACTGAGGCAGCAAAGTgggagcccagcaggcctggcgACCCCCTGTGAGCCTGTGTACTCTGGATTGATAAATCACACAGAATCTTACAGCCAGTCCCTCAAAACCTCTGACATCCACCAAAGAG ATTCCAGTTTAGAGGACGTTCTCTGGACAGACAAATACAGTCCTCAGCATTCAAGTGAAGTCATTGGCAACCCTGCCGCTGTGAATAAACTGCAAAG TTGGTTGAAGAAATGGAAACTAAGGGCCGACTGTTACGAGAGGAGAAAAATGGAGGAGAGCAAACAAGAAGAAAACAGCAGTG ACTCATGGGACTGTGGAGACTTCCAGGGTGAGGCTGGGGCTGAGGACGACAGAGAGGAGCCGCTGTGCAACACCATGCTGATCACAGGACCTCCAGGTGTGGGCAAGACCGCCTCCGTGTATGCCTGCGCTCAGGAGCTTGGCTTCAAG GTATTTGAAGTGAACTGCTCCTCACAGCGCAGTGGGCGCCATGTTCTGTCCCAGCTGAAGGAAGCTACCCAGTCCCACCTAGTGGAGATGCCGGGGAAGGACCCACTGAAACCAACTTACTTCAACAACTACATCAACAGCTGCACTCCTAAATCTGAGACTTTACCTG GAAAAACCACACGTCCCAAAAATGTCCCCTCTACCTCAAAAAAGAGAGCAGCACAGAAGTTTGGCCACCCCAGTCGCAAAGGAAAAGTTAATCCAGCCATTGTCACTTTGGCCAACTACTTTAAGATGAAAGCCAAAGCAGATTGCTTACATTTAGGTGGCCTGTCACCATCTGAAAAACCAGAAAGCGAGAAATCAGGCAACCCATCCCCCGGCTCTGATCAAACAGTGCCACAGGATAAAAAGACAGCCACATCACTCATTCTGTTTGAAGAG GTTGATGTCATATTTGATGATGATGTTGGTTTCCTCGCAGCCATCAAGACTTTCATGACCACCACTAAGAGACCAGTCATTCTGACCACCAATG ATCCCTCATTCAAAGAGAGATTCAACCACAGCTTGGAGGAAATCATTTTCAGAACCCCATCAGCG GTGAACGTCTCTAGCTACCTGCAGCTGGTGGGTTTGGCTGAGAATGTGTGCCTGGAGTTGGCCGATGTTAGCAGCCTCCACAGACTGTCCAGAGGGGACGTCAGACGTTGCCTCTCGCAGCTGCAGCTCTGGGTGCGCAGCGGTGGAGGACGGGCGTCTCGGAGTGGAGGCTCGCCTAAGGAGCCTACTCATGTACAGC ACTCGGGTCTTACTGAAAGAGGAGAAAATGTAGACTCACAATTTCCTGACTGTGACCCATACTGCGCTGCTAGCATGCTGGGTCTCCACCCTGTGACCCAAAGCCAACTGTTAAACCTTCTAAAG TGTCAGTATTGGTCTGAAATAGACATGGACAAGCTCCTGCGGCTCCTAGCTGAGAGCTGGAGAGGAGGTGTTCCTCTTCTGTACTCCAACCTGGAGCTCCTTCTACCCATCGAGGCCAAAGGGACTTGTGGGTTGCAGAAGGAGCTGGCACCCTCTGATATTGATCTTCACATCACGCAGCTGGATGGATATGTCAGTGGAAAGGCTTCAGCCACCAACAGCAAATCTGTTAGGCATATCTCCAGGCTTAGCAGAAGGAGGAATATCTCCAGGCTTAGCAGAAGGAAATATATCGCAACAATGTTTGACACATCTTGCAGTTTGACACAAAACGCATCATTATCGCCAAAAAGGGCTCATTTAAGAGTCCCTAGTTTAAGAGACAAGACTGAAGAAAACCCAGCCAAAGTCGTAACAAACTGTTTGGATGCCTTGAGCGACTTCTTTGACCTCATGTCATGCCTTGATTCCACAATGCCAGCTGCTGCAGCACCGCTTGGTTCAGGCTCATGCCGACCTGAGGCCTTTCTCTGGACAGGAGCTGAGATAAAGGATGGCTTATTGGATGTGATGAGCGAAGAGGGGGAAGTGGACAGGATTTGGAGCCAGGAGAGGCTGTTGGATATTCAGGCCGCTGTTGAGGGCTTGGGGTGTCACAGGTGCTGTTGGCGAATGTCTGAGGCGTGGACTGAAGCCCAAAACTACAGACAGGAACTGGGAGACGCAAGGTGGGGGAGGCTGGTGGAGAGATTGACATTACCTGTCTCCTCCAAAAAACAGAGCCTCAGCTTTAGTTTGCAACCTCTGTGTGCACCAAG TGTGTCTAAAAGGAGGTACGAGCTGAGCAGGAGGGTGCTTGGCAGTAAATCCTTCAGCCTGCTGGGGAACAGACGAGCTGTCAGTGTCGACTACATGCCGGTCCTCCGCTACATCGGTCGCTTTCAAAGAGCACGGCAACAGAAAGAGGAGCCAGCCAG GTGTTTGAATTACCTCAGCAGCACACATCTGGGCCTCTCAAAGTCAACCATTCAACTCCTGGCAGAAGATTTCTCATAG